In Candidatus Bathyarchaeia archaeon, the following are encoded in one genomic region:
- the tpiA gene encoding triose-phosphate isomerase produces the protein MIIVNFKTYSEATGRKAVELAKKAERVNEETSVYVGVAPQFADIAAVAKVVKIPVFAQHIDPIKPGSFTGHVLAESVKEAGAVGTLINHSERQLKLSDINEAIMITREQDLLSVVCANDPNVSAAVAALKPDIIAVEPPELIGTGIPVSKAKPEVVTGTVKLVREVNSEVTILCGAGITRGEDVKAALKLGTQGVLVASGIVKAKDPYTVLREFAEVAKK, from the coding sequence ATGATAATTGTCAACTTCAAAACATACTCTGAAGCAACTGGACGAAAAGCAGTTGAGCTTGCAAAAAAAGCTGAAAGGGTGAATGAGGAGACATCTGTTTATGTCGGCGTTGCTCCCCAGTTTGCAGACATCGCGGCAGTCGCGAAAGTTGTGAAGATTCCAGTTTTTGCTCAACACATAGACCCTATAAAGCCGGGCAGTTTCACGGGACACGTGCTTGCTGAATCTGTAAAGGAAGCAGGCGCTGTTGGAACGTTAATTAACCATTCGGAGAGGCAGCTTAAACTTTCAGACATCAATGAAGCAATCATGATAACGCGTGAACAAGATTTGCTTTCAGTTGTCTGCGCCAATGACCCCAACGTAAGCGCGGCGGTGGCAGCCCTTAAACCAGACATAATAGCTGTTGAGCCTCCAGAACTTATCGGCACGGGAATCCCTGTTTCAAAGGCTAAGCCAGAGGTTGTAACTGGCACCGTGAAGCTCGTCAGAGAAGTTAACTCCGAAGTAACGATACTTTGTGGCGCTGGAATAACCCGCGGAGAAGATGTTAAGGCAGCGTTGAAGCTTGGCACTCAAGGAGTGTTGGTTGCAAGCGGCATAGTGAAGGCAAAAGACCCATATACTGTTTTGCGGGAATTTGCAGAAGTAGCAAAGAAATAG
- the endA gene encoding tRNA-intron lyase, which translates to MSKREEKESTRSEFKVKGALVEKGVKISEKQSVNELSSRGYGVKENDELLLTFYEALYLLDKGWLDVETKKGKKMDFQQLLRCYEDLEENAWVKYLTYRDLRSRGYTVREGFGLGVDFRVYEKGEYGKDTAKYLILSIQEGKPIPIEDLTRIMLQCQSLKKELVLAVMNRRGEIVYYSVSQLTLK; encoded by the coding sequence ATGAGCAAAAGAGAAGAGAAAGAATCTACTCGTTCTGAATTCAAAGTTAAAGGCGCATTAGTAGAGAAAGGAGTTAAAATTTCTGAAAAACAGAGTGTGAATGAACTTTCTTCTCGAGGGTATGGTGTTAAAGAAAACGATGAGCTTTTGCTGACTTTTTATGAAGCACTTTACCTTTTGGATAAGGGATGGTTAGATGTTGAGACAAAAAAGGGCAAGAAGATGGATTTCCAACAGCTTCTGCGATGTTATGAGGATTTGGAGGAGAATGCATGGGTTAAGTATTTGACTTACCGAGATTTGCGAAGCCGCGGATACACCGTTAGAGAAGGCTTCGGTTTAGGCGTTGACTTTCGTGTTTACGAAAAAGGCGAGTATGGCAAAGACACGGCTAAATACTTAATCTTAAGCATTCAGGAAGGAAAACCGATTCCGATTGAAGATTTAACGCGTATAATGCTGCAGTGCCAAAGTCTAAAGAAAGAACTAGTTTTAGCCGTGATGAACCGCAGAGGAGAAATAGTTTACTATTCGGTTTCGCAATTAACCTTAAAATAA
- the hisS gene encoding histidine--tRNA ligase, with translation MPAFKTVRGMRDFLPEEASMLKFIENKARRVAELYGYKEVVTPVVESYELLAAKAGEEVRSRMFVFKDLGGRDVALRPEFTASVARLVATTLRAEPKPLRLFSFGTVYRYDEPQKGRYREFWQSNYELMGSNKPEGDAEILMLTNSLMATSGLKKYVFKVGHVGVLRGIFVQEGLEEAVQNAVMQRMDKKEYEVALKMVRDAGASEKCVNVLQKLVKIKGSEIFETVEKMKAVVKGYERAVSAIENLAAILKLIVESECKMDVIVDAGFARGLEYYTGMVFEVYVPEFDIALGGGGRYDQLIELFGGEPTPAVGVAHGIDRIMLALQMQKAEVGAREKSVMVIPVKEELKGEALKVSRLLREADVPVEVEVMGRKVTAALEDADRRGMSYAIIVGEKELKENAVAIRNLAKREQKIVKIEKIVETIKGQHV, from the coding sequence ATGCCTGCTTTCAAGACTGTTCGTGGAATGCGAGATTTTCTGCCAGAAGAAGCGAGCATGCTGAAGTTTATTGAAAACAAAGCTAGAAGAGTGGCGGAACTTTACGGATACAAAGAAGTTGTAACGCCTGTGGTGGAATCCTACGAGCTTCTTGCTGCGAAGGCTGGTGAAGAAGTTCGTTCGCGAATGTTTGTTTTCAAGGATTTAGGTGGGCGAGATGTGGCTTTGCGTCCAGAGTTTACGGCTTCTGTTGCTAGGTTGGTGGCGACAACTTTGAGAGCTGAGCCTAAACCGCTTAGGCTTTTTAGTTTTGGTACTGTTTATCGTTATGATGAACCTCAAAAGGGACGTTATAGAGAGTTTTGGCAATCGAACTACGAACTGATGGGTTCGAATAAGCCAGAGGGCGATGCAGAAATACTGATGTTGACCAATAGTCTCATGGCAACTTCTGGGTTGAAGAAGTATGTTTTCAAGGTTGGGCATGTGGGGGTTTTGAGGGGAATTTTTGTTCAAGAAGGGTTGGAGGAAGCCGTGCAAAATGCGGTTATGCAGCGGATGGATAAAAAAGAGTATGAAGTCGCGCTTAAAATGGTTAGAGATGCTGGAGCGTCTGAAAAATGCGTTAATGTTCTTCAGAAGCTCGTGAAAATTAAAGGTAGCGAAATTTTTGAGACTGTGGAAAAAATGAAGGCGGTTGTGAAGGGGTATGAGAGGGCTGTTTCTGCGATTGAGAACCTTGCCGCAATTCTAAAATTAATAGTAGAAAGCGAATGCAAAATGGATGTTATTGTTGACGCTGGATTTGCTAGAGGTCTTGAGTATTACACTGGAATGGTTTTTGAAGTATATGTGCCAGAATTTGACATAGCCTTGGGTGGAGGTGGAAGATATGACCAGCTTATCGAATTGTTTGGGGGGGAACCTACACCGGCCGTTGGTGTTGCTCATGGAATAGATAGGATAATGTTGGCGTTGCAGATGCAGAAGGCTGAAGTGGGAGCTAGGGAGAAATCTGTCATGGTTATTCCAGTTAAAGAAGAGTTGAAAGGTGAAGCTTTGAAAGTTTCAAGGTTGCTTAGAGAAGCGGATGTGCCCGTGGAAGTTGAGGTTATGGGAAGAAAAGTAACTGCAGCATTGGAAGATGCAGATAGGAGAGGAATGAGTTACGCAATAATTGTTGGAGAAAAAGAATTAAAAGAAAACGCGGTTGCTATTCGAAATCTGGCTAAAAGAGAGCAAAAAATTGTGAAAATTGAGAAGATAGTGGAAACAATAAAAGGTCAACATGTTTAG
- a CDS encoding RsmB/NOP family class I SAM-dependent RNA methyltransferase translates to MSGKEFFVNRYEMLGWKFRDVEPKQAIRVNKMNIAEEELVKRLQASGIELEKIPFLECGYWVCKSKFSVGATPEYLLGLYSIQEAAAQIPATLFTDLKNKIVLDACAAPGGKTVQLADLMRNTGVIVALDVDKRRLTALSNHLERCNVCNTAVYRMDARQASKLNMKFDRVLLDVPCSGNFAADKEWFKRRTIKDVERNAKLQREILAETVKVLKNDGELVYATCSLEPEENELNINWAIETLNLQTEKINCYGEEAPTNIFNKQLDDSIKNCKRIWPEQTQGFFVCKLKRRE, encoded by the coding sequence ATGTCTGGCAAGGAATTTTTTGTTAACCGTTATGAAATGCTTGGTTGGAAATTTCGAGATGTTGAGCCTAAACAAGCGATTAGAGTAAACAAGATGAATATCGCTGAGGAGGAGCTTGTTAAAAGGCTGCAAGCTTCGGGAATAGAGCTTGAAAAGATTCCTTTTCTTGAATGTGGCTATTGGGTTTGTAAATCAAAATTTTCAGTTGGAGCGACTCCGGAATACCTTTTAGGCTTGTACTCAATACAAGAAGCGGCAGCTCAAATCCCAGCTACATTATTTACAGATTTAAAAAACAAGATTGTTTTGGATGCTTGCGCGGCTCCGGGCGGAAAAACTGTTCAACTAGCTGATTTAATGCGTAACACTGGCGTAATAGTCGCGTTGGACGTGGACAAGCGTAGATTGACAGCATTATCTAACCATCTGGAAAGATGCAATGTGTGCAACACTGCTGTTTATAGGATGGATGCAAGACAAGCTTCAAAGCTTAACATGAAATTTGACAGAGTACTCTTGGATGTTCCATGCTCGGGCAACTTCGCCGCCGACAAGGAATGGTTCAAGCGAAGAACAATCAAGGATGTGGAGAGAAACGCTAAACTTCAGAGAGAAATATTAGCTGAAACAGTCAAAGTTCTCAAGAATGATGGCGAACTGGTTTACGCGACATGCTCACTGGAACCAGAAGAAAACGAATTAAACATCAACTGGGCAATAGAAACGCTAAACCTTCAAACCGAAAAAATCAACTGCTACGGAGAAGAAGCGCCAACCAACATTTTCAATAAACAACTAGATGATTCCATAAAAAATTGTAAGAGAATATGGCCTGAGCAAACGCAAGGATTCTTTGTTTGTAAATTGAAAAGGCGTGAATAA
- a CDS encoding lysine exporter LysO family protein, whose protein sequence is MMKYIVAALFFGGIVGYVNNNWGNIAAGNFVSDYLFNAFLLLLLFVMGISFGMDKESIVKIKKSGFKILAFPSAVALGSVLGGFVGGLIFGNVVASMAVSAGYGWYTLAGPLTNQLFGVEWGALGFTVNFLRELLTITTISLTVKVDKYAPIAFGGATSMDTTLPIIMRYCGADTLITAFSSGFILSVLAPFTITAIAALPH, encoded by the coding sequence ATGATGAAGTACATTGTTGCTGCTCTATTTTTTGGTGGAATAGTTGGTTACGTTAATAACAATTGGGGAAACATTGCAGCGGGAAACTTTGTTTCTGACTACTTGTTTAATGCTTTTCTTCTTTTGTTGCTTTTTGTCATGGGCATATCGTTTGGAATGGACAAGGAATCAATAGTGAAAATTAAAAAGTCGGGCTTCAAAATTTTGGCTTTTCCATCAGCTGTTGCTTTAGGTAGCGTTTTAGGCGGATTCGTAGGCGGATTGATTTTTGGTAATGTAGTGGCGTCTATGGCTGTAAGCGCAGGTTACGGCTGGTACACGTTAGCTGGACCTTTAACTAATCAACTTTTTGGGGTTGAATGGGGCGCATTGGGTTTTACTGTAAACTTTCTGAGGGAGCTGTTAACGATAACGACGATTTCTTTGACCGTTAAAGTTGACAAGTACGCGCCCATAGCATTTGGCGGAGCAACAAGCATGGACACGACATTGCCAATAATCATGCGTTACTGCGGGGCGGACACGCTGATAACTGCGTTTTCAAGCGGCTTTATATTAAGCGTACTAGCGCCGTTCACAATAACAGCAATTGCAGCATTGCCTCACTGA
- a CDS encoding amylo-alpha-1,6-glucosidase translates to MRLPVISLNSEVLSRFDDAISKEWIITNGLGGYASSTVFGLNTRKYHGLLVAAFNPPGDRRVCLAKLDEEVSIGNNTYSLYANEFQNGIFPQGYALLKEFSISPFPKYSYLIQNVEIQKTIFMPHAKNAAIAIYKILNKNDSDIKIRVFPLINWRHIHSVTDRWKISWEFALKHENKEVNMYFGTPKSVLMMKATNGHYHDAGKWIEKLYYREEAARGESCVDDGYQPGYFEVDTKANKRADFAIIAVADKSEDYAQKILAEMPLTTYDAEVLYEQETARREANLAKFYENYEGFPRSDWLNWILSATDTFLVKGTDDTQQSIIAGYPWFGIWGRDTFVSLPGLLLVTGRFGDARKVFLTFKNYCKQGLIPNCLPEQTEPPVYNAVDATLWFVNAILQYLKYTEDFRFVQDQLWETLKNIMENHCKGTVFDIHADHDGLLSHGPQLTWMDVAINGQPLTPRAGKAVEIQALWYNTLKTMELLASKFKEGNEAEKYLQMAEKSKKSFAEKFWNPDKNCLFDVVSENARDDSLRPNQIIAVSLDFTMLDKTKNEKIVDAVHHELLTPYGLRTLARSDPRYVGVYAGNRNSRDKAYHNGTVWPWLLGPFVTAFLKTKGYVEYRREYALKNFILPLFTEQIVKAGLGMISEIFDGEPPHTPKGCIAQAWSVAEPLRAYVEDVMQKRPKYEKQVLQRLS, encoded by the coding sequence ATGAGGTTGCCAGTCATAAGCCTTAACAGTGAAGTGCTTTCTCGCTTCGATGATGCAATCTCGAAAGAATGGATTATAACGAATGGTCTAGGCGGTTACGCTTCTTCTACTGTTTTTGGCTTGAACACGCGAAAATATCACGGGTTGCTTGTAGCTGCTTTTAATCCACCCGGAGACCGCAGAGTATGCCTAGCAAAGTTGGACGAGGAAGTAAGCATAGGAAACAACACATATTCTCTTTACGCTAATGAGTTCCAAAATGGCATTTTTCCGCAAGGATATGCACTCCTAAAAGAATTTTCAATCTCGCCCTTCCCAAAATACTCTTATTTGATACAAAACGTGGAGATTCAAAAAACTATTTTCATGCCTCACGCAAAAAACGCCGCGATAGCAATCTACAAAATTTTGAACAAGAACGATTCTGACATTAAAATCCGCGTTTTTCCCTTAATAAACTGGAGACACATCCACTCGGTTACTGACAGATGGAAAATATCATGGGAATTTGCTCTAAAACATGAAAACAAGGAAGTAAACATGTACTTTGGCACTCCGAAATCTGTACTTATGATGAAAGCTACAAACGGACATTACCATGACGCGGGCAAATGGATTGAAAAGCTATATTACCGTGAAGAAGCGGCGCGTGGAGAAAGCTGCGTAGACGACGGTTATCAACCCGGCTATTTTGAAGTAGACACGAAAGCAAACAAAAGAGCAGATTTTGCTATAATTGCCGTCGCTGACAAAAGTGAGGATTATGCGCAGAAAATTCTGGCTGAAATGCCTTTGACCACCTATGACGCAGAAGTGCTGTATGAACAGGAAACAGCACGCCGCGAGGCGAATTTGGCGAAATTTTACGAAAACTATGAAGGCTTTCCTAGAAGTGACTGGTTAAATTGGATTTTATCAGCAACCGATACGTTCTTAGTTAAGGGAACAGATGACACGCAACAGTCTATAATTGCGGGTTATCCATGGTTTGGAATTTGGGGAAGAGACACCTTTGTTTCTCTGCCTGGTTTATTGCTTGTGACTGGAAGATTTGGGGATGCAAGAAAAGTTTTCTTAACATTCAAAAATTACTGTAAGCAAGGCTTGATTCCAAATTGTCTTCCAGAGCAAACAGAACCGCCAGTCTATAATGCTGTTGATGCAACATTGTGGTTTGTAAACGCGATATTACAATACTTAAAATATACAGAGGATTTTAGGTTTGTTCAGGACCAACTTTGGGAAACGCTAAAAAATATTATGGAAAACCATTGCAAAGGAACAGTTTTTGACATACATGCAGACCATGATGGTTTGCTTTCTCACGGCCCGCAATTAACATGGATGGACGTGGCAATAAACGGTCAGCCATTAACCCCGAGAGCTGGAAAAGCCGTTGAGATTCAAGCATTATGGTACAATACTCTTAAAACTATGGAATTGTTAGCAAGCAAGTTTAAAGAAGGAAACGAAGCGGAAAAATATTTACAGATGGCTGAGAAATCAAAGAAGAGTTTTGCCGAAAAATTCTGGAACCCGGATAAAAACTGTCTATTTGATGTGGTGAGCGAAAACGCTCGTGACGATTCCTTAAGACCTAATCAAATAATTGCCGTTTCTCTGGATTTCACCATGCTAGATAAAACGAAAAATGAAAAAATAGTTGATGCCGTCCACCACGAGCTTTTGACGCCTTACGGATTGAGAACTCTCGCAAGAAGCGACCCAAGATATGTCGGCGTTTATGCTGGAAACAGAAATAGCAGAGACAAAGCCTATCATAATGGCACAGTTTGGCCTTGGCTGCTTGGGCCTTTCGTGACGGCGTTTTTGAAAACTAAAGGCTACGTTGAATATAGACGCGAATATGCCTTGAAAAATTTCATTTTACCCTTATTTACTGAACAAATTGTTAAGGCTGGATTAGGCATGATAAGCGAAATTTTTGATGGAGAACCACCACATACTCCCAAAGGATGCATTGCTCAAGCATGGAGTGTGGCCGAGCCATTAAGAGCTTACGTTGAAGATGTCATGCAAAAAAGACCGAAATATGAAAAGCAAGTTTTACAAAGATTAAGCTGA
- a CDS encoding elongation factor EF-2, whose protein sequence is MGRYRQIEEIVKLMNNREMVRNTSIIAHVDHGKTTLSDSLLAAAGIISEQTAGQKLFLDSWELEQKRQMTVFASNISLAHTYKGKEYLINLIDTPGHIDFSGAVTRSLRAVDGALVVVDAVEGPMTQTETVLMQALRERVKPILFINKVDRLIKEIKLTPEEIQRKFAKIIARINNLIEKYAPPEHKKDWQVNVEDGRVAFGSALHKWGLNLPHMKAKSVSFKDIIDAYSGEPEDIARKVDALSKKAPLYEPILDMFCEHLPNPLQAQPYRQSQIWPGDPNSPVGKGMANVDPNGPLLMCITTIEVDPHSGVVAIGRVFSGTVEKGKVVNLVTSRQKGTIQQVYMSMAADRVIVDKVPAGNIAALSGLPSVHVGETVAEEGVETHPFEGLKYVSDPVVTVAVEPEDVKDLPLFDKVIHKLTLEDPNLHFTINKESGEYLLSGMGELHLEVTAYRMQEAGLKVKISKPIVIYRETISHDYKGPPIMGKSPNKHSKLWVTLEKLPEEVIEAIRAGKISEMQTRDERQKILKQFGWSTDDARNVIAIEGTNILVNRIKGRQYVEEVIDHVKSGFREAVHTSVLAKEPAYGLKVNLEDIMVHEDPVHRGPAQILPMTWRPIWCCFLLSDPKLLEPLMSFECKVPNDFVSSVIAIVQKRRGKILDMINEEDMVVVKAEMPVAESFGIADELRSSTQGRAFWATQFSRWAPVPESMQAEIIAQIRKRRGLSPTPPDAKEFYEEA, encoded by the coding sequence ATGGGACGTTATAGACAAATTGAAGAAATTGTTAAACTTATGAATAACCGCGAAATGGTGAGAAACACTAGCATAATCGCTCACGTAGACCACGGAAAAACCACGCTTTCAGACAGCCTATTAGCTGCTGCAGGCATAATAAGCGAACAAACCGCGGGTCAAAAACTGTTTCTCGACTCGTGGGAACTTGAACAGAAGAGACAAATGACAGTCTTCGCTTCAAACATTAGCTTAGCCCACACCTACAAAGGAAAAGAATACCTCATAAACCTCATAGACACGCCGGGACACATTGACTTCAGCGGAGCAGTAACCAGAAGCCTCCGCGCAGTAGACGGTGCATTAGTGGTTGTTGACGCTGTAGAAGGCCCCATGACTCAGACAGAAACCGTTTTGATGCAAGCATTACGTGAAAGAGTCAAACCAATCCTTTTCATTAACAAAGTTGACAGACTCATAAAAGAAATAAAGCTAACCCCAGAAGAAATCCAGCGCAAATTTGCAAAAATAATCGCCAGAATAAACAACCTAATAGAAAAGTACGCGCCGCCAGAGCATAAGAAAGATTGGCAAGTCAACGTTGAAGACGGACGCGTAGCGTTCGGTTCAGCCCTTCACAAATGGGGATTAAACTTACCGCACATGAAAGCGAAGAGCGTCTCGTTCAAAGACATAATTGACGCTTACTCTGGAGAACCAGAAGACATTGCAAGAAAAGTTGACGCATTAAGCAAAAAAGCACCGTTATATGAGCCCATATTAGACATGTTCTGCGAACACTTGCCAAATCCATTACAGGCACAACCATACAGACAAAGCCAAATTTGGCCAGGCGACCCAAACAGTCCAGTAGGCAAAGGCATGGCGAATGTTGACCCAAATGGACCGCTTCTTATGTGCATAACAACCATTGAAGTTGACCCACACAGCGGAGTCGTCGCCATTGGACGTGTTTTCAGCGGAACAGTTGAAAAGGGGAAAGTTGTTAATCTCGTAACCAGCCGACAGAAAGGAACAATTCAGCAGGTTTACATGAGCATGGCTGCTGACAGAGTCATAGTAGACAAAGTTCCAGCAGGAAACATCGCTGCACTTTCTGGACTACCATCCGTTCATGTGGGCGAAACAGTCGCGGAAGAAGGTGTGGAAACGCATCCGTTTGAAGGATTAAAATATGTTTCTGACCCTGTGGTAACGGTTGCTGTTGAGCCTGAAGATGTTAAGGACTTGCCGCTTTTTGACAAAGTAATCCACAAGTTGACGCTGGAAGACCCAAACCTTCACTTCACAATAAACAAGGAAAGTGGAGAATACTTACTGAGCGGCATGGGCGAATTACACCTTGAAGTTACAGCTTATCGAATGCAAGAAGCAGGCTTGAAGGTAAAGATTAGTAAGCCCATAGTGATTTATCGTGAAACAATAAGTCATGACTACAAAGGACCGCCAATTATGGGTAAAAGCCCCAACAAACACAGCAAGTTGTGGGTGACATTGGAGAAATTGCCGGAAGAAGTAATCGAAGCCATCAGAGCCGGCAAGATTTCAGAGATGCAAACACGTGATGAAAGACAGAAAATTCTGAAACAGTTTGGCTGGTCAACAGACGATGCGCGCAACGTTATCGCGATTGAAGGAACAAACATTCTTGTGAACAGAATAAAGGGAAGACAATACGTTGAAGAGGTCATAGACCATGTGAAATCGGGTTTCAGGGAAGCAGTGCACACTTCTGTTTTAGCAAAAGAACCCGCCTATGGATTAAAAGTAAACTTGGAAGACATTATGGTTCACGAGGACCCAGTGCACAGAGGTCCCGCACAAATACTTCCGATGACTTGGCGTCCGATCTGGTGCTGCTTTCTACTGAGCGACCCGAAACTTCTGGAGCCTTTAATGAGTTTTGAGTGCAAAGTACCAAATGACTTCGTAAGCTCGGTCATCGCGATAGTGCAGAAACGCCGCGGAAAAATATTGGACATGATAAACGAAGAGGACATGGTTGTTGTTAAGGCTGAAATGCCTGTGGCTGAATCCTTCGGCATTGCAGACGAGTTGCGTTCGTCAACGCAGGGAAGAGCCTTTTGGGCGACGCAGTTTAGCCGTTGGGCTCCTGTTCCAGAGTCGATGCAAGCTGAAATAATAGCGCAAATACGCAAACGCAGAGGTTTGAGTCCAACACCGCCAGACGCGAAAGAGTTCTACGAAGAAGCATAA
- a CDS encoding ARMT1-like domain-containing protein produces MKVEAECAACILNRASAEAIEATTNPALRFRAMNEVIRLLHKEFRPTAVPADLGTKRDRIIKRVTGNNDPYMRSKRISNEKALKLLPYARKMVEDGYAQQDRFKKACLCAMVGNIMEFDIPGHKFTFSILRKSFREAAKDLAIDDTGKIYEIAKGARKVLYLADNAGEIVFDTLLVEQLKNMGLTVIVAVKGGPVINDATLVDAEVSGMNKIADKIITTGTDAVGLAVKEVSTEFLEIYNSVDVVFAKGMGYAETLTEYKLRKPHALLFRAKCNPVANFFGVVREKNVAKLMP; encoded by the coding sequence TTGAAAGTCGAAGCAGAATGTGCAGCTTGTATTCTCAACAGAGCATCAGCAGAAGCCATCGAAGCCACGACAAACCCTGCATTGCGTTTCAGAGCAATGAATGAAGTTATACGATTACTCCACAAAGAGTTTAGACCGACCGCTGTGCCTGCAGATTTGGGAACGAAGAGAGACCGAATAATAAAGAGAGTAACGGGCAACAATGACCCATACATGAGAAGCAAGCGAATAAGCAACGAAAAAGCATTGAAGCTTCTGCCATACGCAAGAAAAATGGTGGAAGATGGCTACGCGCAGCAAGACAGATTCAAAAAAGCATGCTTGTGCGCAATGGTTGGCAACATAATGGAATTTGACATTCCCGGACACAAGTTTACCTTTAGCATTTTGAGGAAGAGTTTTCGAGAAGCAGCAAAAGATTTAGCAATAGACGACACCGGCAAAATTTACGAGATAGCAAAAGGAGCACGCAAGGTTCTGTATTTGGCGGATAATGCTGGAGAAATCGTTTTTGACACATTGCTTGTGGAGCAGTTGAAAAACATGGGCTTAACCGTTATTGTTGCAGTGAAAGGCGGTCCAGTAATAAACGACGCCACTTTAGTGGATGCTGAGGTTTCTGGAATGAACAAAATTGCGGATAAGATAATAACGACGGGTACAGACGCTGTTGGACTAGCGGTTAAGGAAGTTTCAACAGAATTTCTTGAGATTTACAATAGCGTAGATGTGGTTTTTGCGAAGGGCATGGGCTACGCAGAAACTCTTACGGAATATAAACTGAGAAAGCCACACGCGTTACTTTTTAGGGCAAAGTGTAATCCAGTAGCAAACTTTTTTGGTGTAGTAAGAGAGAAGAATGTTGCAAAGTTGATGCCGTAA
- a CDS encoding DUF4921 family protein, with amino-acid sequence MPHNEIRKDYLLDRWVVIATERSRRPTDFAKKEREQAKTTVCPMCPGNEHMTPPAVLVYIKKGEGIGKDKDKNGFRHKNWLVRCVPNLYPAFSPPEKKTSKKSILKRNDLAAAIGHHEVLIESSNHDEHPADARIPQLIHVINAYIDRLRWLSAKKYVKYVSIFRNHGLEAGASLSHAHSQIIATPFVPKTVEEELMAGKKFWKQNGKCVFCSIIEKEIDGPRLILENSRFVVFAPYASVNPMEFWIIPKKHESTLLGMSQTEVKTFAETLKTCLKGLKELVNDPPYNYGFHLAASKDARNYYHWHLEVYPKLAIWAGFEKSTGTYINTVTPETAAESLRKTISA; translated from the coding sequence ATGCCACACAATGAAATCCGCAAGGATTATTTGCTAGACCGTTGGGTTGTCATAGCCACAGAACGAAGTCGCAGACCCACAGACTTCGCCAAGAAAGAAAGAGAGCAAGCTAAAACCACAGTTTGCCCAATGTGTCCAGGCAACGAGCACATGACGCCGCCAGCAGTGCTTGTCTACATTAAAAAGGGCGAGGGCATCGGAAAAGACAAGGACAAGAACGGTTTTAGGCATAAGAACTGGCTTGTTCGTTGCGTTCCAAACCTTTACCCTGCATTTTCTCCTCCAGAAAAGAAAACCAGCAAAAAAAGCATTCTTAAAAGAAACGATTTGGCTGCAGCCATCGGACATCACGAAGTCCTTATTGAATCGTCAAACCATGATGAACACCCAGCCGATGCAAGAATCCCCCAGTTAATCCACGTGATTAATGCTTACATTGACCGACTTCGCTGGCTTTCCGCAAAAAAATACGTGAAATACGTCTCAATCTTCCGCAATCACGGATTAGAAGCAGGAGCCTCGCTTTCACATGCGCATAGTCAAATAATTGCTACGCCGTTTGTTCCAAAGACTGTTGAAGAAGAGCTTATGGCTGGTAAGAAATTTTGGAAACAAAACGGAAAATGCGTTTTCTGCAGCATAATAGAAAAGGAGATTGATGGACCGAGGCTTATTCTCGAAAACTCGCGCTTTGTTGTTTTTGCTCCTTACGCAAGCGTTAACCCCATGGAATTCTGGATAATTCCTAAAAAACATGAAAGCACTTTACTAGGCATGTCACAGACTGAAGTTAAAACTTTCGCTGAAACATTAAAAACATGCCTTAAAGGATTAAAAGAGCTAGTGAACGACCCACCTTATAATTACGGTTTTCACTTAGCCGCCAGCAAAGACGCTCGCAACTATTACCATTGGCATCTGGAAGTTTATCCGAAACTGGCAATTTGGGCTGGATTCGAAAAAAGCACAGGCACGTACATAAACACGGTAACGCCAGAAACAGCAGCTGAAAGCCTCAGAAAAACAATTTCAGCTTAA
- a CDS encoding LysO family transporter has product MFNVVYLVGLVAALVAGLLLGFLLRNRKRVNLDKVTLGIIIALIFSLGFSIGSNNELLSSFPKIGVNAIVILVLSVFFSVVFVKAAKKLVKIE; this is encoded by the coding sequence ATGTTTAATGTTGTGTATTTGGTTGGGCTTGTGGCTGCGTTGGTTGCTGGATTATTGCTAGGTTTTCTTTTAAGGAACAGAAAACGCGTCAACTTGGACAAGGTTACTTTAGGAATTATCATAGCCTTAATATTTTCGTTAGGATTCAGCATAGGCTCAAATAATGAATTGCTAAGCTCTTTTCCAAAGATTGGAGTTAACGCGATTGTAATTTTGGTTTTGTCCGTGTTTTTCAGTGTAGTTTTTGTTAAAGCAGCAAAAAAACTGGTGAAAATAGAATGA